Proteins from one Ananas comosus cultivar F153 linkage group 5, ASM154086v1, whole genome shotgun sequence genomic window:
- the LOC109710603 gene encoding LOW QUALITY PROTEIN: (S)-coclaurine N-methyltransferase-like (The sequence of the model RefSeq protein was modified relative to this genomic sequence to represent the inferred CDS: inserted 1 base in 1 codon), which yields MVVEGLLRPPYEAAVRLSLAALERRLLPDAVVRRLTRLLLAARLRLGYLPTADLQLAHXLLFKQSLEEMPIAVETDKAKSQHYELPTSFFKLVLGKNLKYSCCYFQNNSSTLEDAEDAMLELYCERAQLRDGQTILDVGCGWGSLSLYIAKKYRNCTITGICNSITQKAFIEERCREHQLSNVEIIVADISKFQMEATFDRILSIEMFEHMKNYKELLKKISMWMKEDSLLFVHYFCHKTFAYHFEDKNEDDWITRYFFTGGTMLSASLLLYFQDDVTVVNHWLVNGTHYARTSEEWLKRMDQNITSVRPIFESTYGKESATKWIAYWRTFFISVAELFRYNNGDEWMVALYLFKKK from the exons ATGGTGGTGGAGGGGTTGCTGCGGCCGCCGTACGAGGCGGCGGTGCGGTTGTCGTTGGCGGCGCTGGAGCGGCGGCTTCTCCCCGACGCGGTGGTGCGGCGCCTCACGCGGCTTCTCCTCGCAGCGCGCCTCCGCCTCGGCTACCTCCCCACCGCCGATCTCCAACTCGCCC CCCTCCTCTTCAAGCAGT CTCTTGAAGAGATGCCTATAGCTGTGGAAACTGATAAAGCCAAATCCCAGCATTATGAGTTACCTACATCATTTTTTAAGCTTGTGCTTGGGAAGAATCTCAAATACAG TTGCTGTTACTTTCAAAACAACTCAAGCACATTAGAGGATGCTGAGGATGCAATGTTGGAGCTGTATTGCGAGAGAGCGCAACTTAGAGATGGTCAAACAATTCTTGATGTTGGATGTGGCTGGGGTTCCCTTTCTTTGTACATCGCAAAGAAATATAGGAATTGCACCATTACTGGGATATGCAATTCGATAACACAAAAAGCTTTTATAGAGGAGCGGTGTAG GGAGCATCAGCTGTCCAATGTTGAGATTATTGTTGCAGATATTAGCAAATTCCAAATGGAGGCTACTTTTGATCGAATCTTATCCATAGAGATGTTTGAG CACATGAAGAATTATAAGGAGCTTCTTAAGAAGATATCAATGTGGATGAAGGAGGATAGCCTGCTATTTGTTCATTACTTCTGCCACAAAACATTTGCTTACCACTTCGAG GACAAAAATGAAGATGACTGGATTACTAGATACTTCTTCACTGGAGGGACAATGCTATCGGCAAGCCTCCTCCTCTATTTTCAG GATGATGTTACTGTAGTCAACCATTGGCTTGTGAATGGAACTCATTATGCGAGAACAAG TGAGGAATGGCTTAAACGGATGGATCAGAACATCACGTCCGTAAGGCCGATATTCGAGTCCACATACGGGAAGGAATCAGCCACCAAGTGGATTGCATATTGGCGAACATTCTTTATCTCCGTTGCAGAGCTCTTCCGATACAATAATGGTGACGAATGGATGGTTGCTCTTTacttatttaagaaaaaataa
- the LOC109710602 gene encoding protein CHUP1, chloroplastic isoform X2, producing the protein MGRMEMVARGGRKEVNPLLLKLGVALALSFAGFVVSQLRSRPRRRPQIGSSSAGEEMESGGRPTNGGGLKEELGVLKNEEAMAKIINGTSTTTTTTTTTTTILLGLSPTSKSSGDEEGFLLPEFNDLVMKEFEATGKDSETTTPTPKKLELKEETLMEQEIAQLRNLVWSLQERERSLENQLLEYYGMQEQEAAVRELESQLKINTVEAKLYSLKIESLQSENKRLKAQVSDYSRAMDELEAARTKIKLLKKRLMAEGEQAKEKIALLHQRISMLQYREQHVGRDEIDAEEKLKGLKKMEELEVMNMRLEEENVELMRKLESVQMHASSSSHGGREDEALEELDQLRQANEKLTKDIEQLRLDRCADVEELVYLKWVNACLRYELRNYQPPPGKTAARDLSKTLSPRSEEKAKQLILEYANPGAEDKSSSLIEFDSEYSSSQASTGESDDTLTDLSSTTKHSHSSKSKLFRKLKKLILGKETHTHNSKVSLVDRSPSSCSNSEKRISISSCSIDEVGGRDSFCSSMTEESASQNNARHSLDIQRIRGTTVGEVGKPYTYTNMVSREGSSNGFGHNNRLDSDEIERTERVELKKFADALKRSRAPPKLNRRSASFSGC; encoded by the exons ATGGGAAGGATGGAGAtggtggcgagaggagggagGAAGGAGGTGAATCCCCTTCTCCTCAAGCTAGGCGTCGCCCTCGCGCTCTCCTTCGCCGGGTTCGTCGTCTCCCAGCTACGCTCGCGGCCGCGGCGTCGCCCCCAGATCGGTTCTTCTTCTGCAG GTGAGGAGATGGAGAGCGGCGGAAGGCCCACTAATGGCGGTGGTCTCAAAGAAGAGCTCGGTGTCCTTAAGAAT GAAGAAGCTATGGCGAAGATCATTAATGGCACCTCCACTACCACTACCACCACgacaaccaccaccaccattcTATTGGGTTTATCTCCAACTAGTAAGAGTTCTGGCGATGAAGAGGGATTCCTCTTACCAGAATTCAATGATCTGGTAATGAAAGAGTTTGAGGCAACGGGAAAAGACTCGGAAACTACTACACCTACTCCAAAGAAATTGGAACTCAAAGAGGAAACCCTTATGGAGCAAGAGATTGCGCAACTTAGAAACTTGGTTTGGTCGTTgcaggaaagagagagaagtcTCGAGAACCAACTACTTGAATACTATGGCATGCAAGAGCAAGAGGCTGCAGTGAGAGAGCTTGAGAGCCAGTTAAAGATTAATACTGTAGAGGCTAAGTTATACTCTTTGAAGATCGAGTCATTACAGTCTGAGAATAAGAGACTTAAAGCTCAGGTTTCGGATTATTCAAGAGCCATGGATGAGCTGGAGGCTGCGAGAACTAAAATTAAGCTTCTCAAGAAGAGGTTGATGGCAGAGGGAGAGCAAGCGAAGGAGAAAATAGCTTTGCTTCATCAGAGGATCAGCATGTTGCAATATAGGGAGCAACATGTTGGGAGAGATGAAATAGACGCTGAGGAGAAGTTGAAGGGTTTGAAGAAGATGGAAGAGCTTGAAGTGATGAATATGAGGCTGGAAGAGGAGAATGTGGAGTTGATGAGAAAGTTGGAGTCGGTGCAGATGCatgcctcttcttcttctcatggGGGGCGAGAG GATGAAGCATTAGAGGAGCTTGACCAATTGAGACAAGCGAATGAGAAGTTGACAAAAGATATCGAGCAACTCCGATTGGATAGGTGTGCTGATGTTGAGGAGCTGGTCTATCTCAAATGGGTTAACGCTTGCCTCCGCTACGAACTAAGGAACTACCAACCTCCCCCTGGAAAGACAGCTGCCAGAGATCTAAGCAAGACCTTAAGCCCTAGATCAGAAGAGAAGGCTAAACAGCTTATACTTGAATATGCTAATCCTGGTGCTGAGGATAAAAGCTCAAGTCTCATAGAATTCGATTCGGAATATTCATCTTCGCAAGCATCCACAGGAGAATCTGATGATACTTTGACCGATCTCTCCTCCACTACAAAACATAGCCATTCAAGCAAATCGAAGCTTTTCAGAAAGCTCAAGAAGCTTATTCTGGGGAAAGAGACCCATACACATAATTCGAAGGTTTCATTGGTTGATCGATCTCCATCGAGCTGCAGCAATTCCGAGAAGAGGATATCTATTTCTAGCTGTTCTATCGACGAGGTTGGCGGAAGAGATAGCTTCTGTTCGTCCATGACTGAGGAATCAGCATCGCAGAATAACGCGAGGCATTCTTTAGATATCCAAAGAATTAGGGGAACTACTGTGGGTGAAGTTGGAAAACCCTATACATACACTAACATGGTCTCTAGAGAGGGAAGCTCAAATGGTTTCGGCCATAATAATCGGCTTGATAGTGATGAAATCGAGAGAACTGAGCGGGTTGAACTGAAAAAGTTTGCTGATGCTTTGAAGAGGTCAAGAGCGCCTCCAAAGTTAAACAGGAGATCGGCATCATTTAGTGGTTGCTGA
- the LOC109710602 gene encoding protein CHUP1, chloroplastic isoform X1 — translation MGRMEMVARGGRKEVNPLLLKLGVALALSFAGFVVSQLRSRPRRRPQIGSSSAAGEEMESGGRPTNGGGLKEELGVLKNEEAMAKIINGTSTTTTTTTTTTTILLGLSPTSKSSGDEEGFLLPEFNDLVMKEFEATGKDSETTTPTPKKLELKEETLMEQEIAQLRNLVWSLQERERSLENQLLEYYGMQEQEAAVRELESQLKINTVEAKLYSLKIESLQSENKRLKAQVSDYSRAMDELEAARTKIKLLKKRLMAEGEQAKEKIALLHQRISMLQYREQHVGRDEIDAEEKLKGLKKMEELEVMNMRLEEENVELMRKLESVQMHASSSSHGGREDEALEELDQLRQANEKLTKDIEQLRLDRCADVEELVYLKWVNACLRYELRNYQPPPGKTAARDLSKTLSPRSEEKAKQLILEYANPGAEDKSSSLIEFDSEYSSSQASTGESDDTLTDLSSTTKHSHSSKSKLFRKLKKLILGKETHTHNSKVSLVDRSPSSCSNSEKRISISSCSIDEVGGRDSFCSSMTEESASQNNARHSLDIQRIRGTTVGEVGKPYTYTNMVSREGSSNGFGHNNRLDSDEIERTERVELKKFADALKRSRAPPKLNRRSASFSGC, via the exons ATGGGAAGGATGGAGAtggtggcgagaggagggagGAAGGAGGTGAATCCCCTTCTCCTCAAGCTAGGCGTCGCCCTCGCGCTCTCCTTCGCCGGGTTCGTCGTCTCCCAGCTACGCTCGCGGCCGCGGCGTCGCCCCCAGATCGGTTCTTCTTCTGCAG CAGGTGAGGAGATGGAGAGCGGCGGAAGGCCCACTAATGGCGGTGGTCTCAAAGAAGAGCTCGGTGTCCTTAAGAAT GAAGAAGCTATGGCGAAGATCATTAATGGCACCTCCACTACCACTACCACCACgacaaccaccaccaccattcTATTGGGTTTATCTCCAACTAGTAAGAGTTCTGGCGATGAAGAGGGATTCCTCTTACCAGAATTCAATGATCTGGTAATGAAAGAGTTTGAGGCAACGGGAAAAGACTCGGAAACTACTACACCTACTCCAAAGAAATTGGAACTCAAAGAGGAAACCCTTATGGAGCAAGAGATTGCGCAACTTAGAAACTTGGTTTGGTCGTTgcaggaaagagagagaagtcTCGAGAACCAACTACTTGAATACTATGGCATGCAAGAGCAAGAGGCTGCAGTGAGAGAGCTTGAGAGCCAGTTAAAGATTAATACTGTAGAGGCTAAGTTATACTCTTTGAAGATCGAGTCATTACAGTCTGAGAATAAGAGACTTAAAGCTCAGGTTTCGGATTATTCAAGAGCCATGGATGAGCTGGAGGCTGCGAGAACTAAAATTAAGCTTCTCAAGAAGAGGTTGATGGCAGAGGGAGAGCAAGCGAAGGAGAAAATAGCTTTGCTTCATCAGAGGATCAGCATGTTGCAATATAGGGAGCAACATGTTGGGAGAGATGAAATAGACGCTGAGGAGAAGTTGAAGGGTTTGAAGAAGATGGAAGAGCTTGAAGTGATGAATATGAGGCTGGAAGAGGAGAATGTGGAGTTGATGAGAAAGTTGGAGTCGGTGCAGATGCatgcctcttcttcttctcatggGGGGCGAGAG GATGAAGCATTAGAGGAGCTTGACCAATTGAGACAAGCGAATGAGAAGTTGACAAAAGATATCGAGCAACTCCGATTGGATAGGTGTGCTGATGTTGAGGAGCTGGTCTATCTCAAATGGGTTAACGCTTGCCTCCGCTACGAACTAAGGAACTACCAACCTCCCCCTGGAAAGACAGCTGCCAGAGATCTAAGCAAGACCTTAAGCCCTAGATCAGAAGAGAAGGCTAAACAGCTTATACTTGAATATGCTAATCCTGGTGCTGAGGATAAAAGCTCAAGTCTCATAGAATTCGATTCGGAATATTCATCTTCGCAAGCATCCACAGGAGAATCTGATGATACTTTGACCGATCTCTCCTCCACTACAAAACATAGCCATTCAAGCAAATCGAAGCTTTTCAGAAAGCTCAAGAAGCTTATTCTGGGGAAAGAGACCCATACACATAATTCGAAGGTTTCATTGGTTGATCGATCTCCATCGAGCTGCAGCAATTCCGAGAAGAGGATATCTATTTCTAGCTGTTCTATCGACGAGGTTGGCGGAAGAGATAGCTTCTGTTCGTCCATGACTGAGGAATCAGCATCGCAGAATAACGCGAGGCATTCTTTAGATATCCAAAGAATTAGGGGAACTACTGTGGGTGAAGTTGGAAAACCCTATACATACACTAACATGGTCTCTAGAGAGGGAAGCTCAAATGGTTTCGGCCATAATAATCGGCTTGATAGTGATGAAATCGAGAGAACTGAGCGGGTTGAACTGAAAAAGTTTGCTGATGCTTTGAAGAGGTCAAGAGCGCCTCCAAAGTTAAACAGGAGATCGGCATCATTTAGTGGTTGCTGA
- the LOC109710604 gene encoding 1-aminocyclopropane-1-carboxylate oxidase 1 — translation MEIPAINLEELEGEKRSTTMSLLHDACGKWGFFWVENHGVDEELMEKVKALVNKHYEEMMKETFYGSDVARTFGGAVAEASNIDWESSFFYRHQPDSNLSDLPELLREAMNQFVKQLINLAERLAELMSENLGLEKDYIKKTFSEPYVGTKVAKYPKCSNPEVVLGLRSHTDAGGIILLLQDDIVPGLEFMKDGEWVPIPPTKGNRLFVNLGDQIEVVSNGIYKSIRHRVLADKNGSRLSMATFYNPGGDAIISPAPKLVYPSQYRFQDYLDYYFTTKFSDKAARFQSVKEMLV, via the exons ATGGAGATCCCGGCGATCAACCTCGAAGAGCTCGAAGGCGAGAAGAGGAGCACTACCATGTCGCTTCTCCACGACGCCTGCGGAAAGTGGGGGTTCTTTTGG GTAGAGAACCATGGGGTTGACGAGGAGCTGATGGAGAAGGTGAAGGCGCTGGTGAATAAGCATTACGAGGAGATGATGAAGGAGACCTTTTATGGTTCGGACGTCGCTAGGACGTTCGGCGGTGCTGTCGCTGAAGCATCGAATATCGACTGGGAGAGCAGCTTCTTCTATCGCCATCAGCCGGATTCCAACCTCAGTGACCTTCCCGAGCTTCTTCG TGAAGCAATGAATCAATTCGTCAAACAGTTGATCAACCTAGCAGAGCGACTTGCAGAACTAATGAGCGAGAACCTGGGGCTTGAGAAGGACTACATAAAGAAAACCTTCTCTGAGCCCTACGTGGGGACGAAGGTGGCCAAGTACCCAAAGTGCTCCAATCCCGAGGTTGTCCTCGGCCTCCGTAGCCACACAGATGCCGGGGGGATCATCTTGCTCCTCCAGGACGACATCGTTCCAGGCCTCGAGTTCATGAAGGACGGTGAGTGGGTCCCGATTCCCCCCACCAAAGGTAATAGACTCTTCGTGAATCTCGGAGATCAGATAGAGGTGGTGAGCAATGGCATCTACAAAAGCATTAGGCACCGCGTCCTCGCCGACAAGAATGGAAGCCGGTTATCCATGGCAACATTCTACAACCCCGGGGGTGATGCCATAATCTCACCGGCTCCAAAGCTCGTTTACCCTAGCCAGTACCGGTTCCAGGACTACCTCGATTACTACTTCACTACCAAGTTCTCAGACAAGGCGGCTAGGTTTCAGTCCGTTAAGGAGATGCTTGTGTGA